A region from the Silene latifolia isolate original U9 population chromosome 7, ASM4854445v1, whole genome shotgun sequence genome encodes:
- the LOC141591376 gene encoding uncharacterized protein LOC141591376, translated as MVTIRRNNSYGYTKMEKEDPQEKSHREAQFLIYKTMKQADQINMRRSSWLKLRLCKLKVKIGKKLLCLRKGMLCNVSKTKGGVCKHLMGHFKSFKKLFHGGGGQLGRSRGGGSAINHLPQPFFTI; from the coding sequence ATGGTGACCATAAGGAGAAATAATAGCTATGGTTACACTAAAATGGAGAAGGAAGATCCACAAGAGAAATCTCATAGAGAGGCACAATTCTTGATTTACAAGACAATGAAGCAAGCCGATCAAATTAATATGAGAAGATCTTCATGGTTGAAATTGAGATTATGCAAATTAAAGGTTAAGATTGGTAAGAAATTGTTGTGTTTAAGGAAAGGCATGTTATGTAATGTGTCTAAGACTAAGGGTGGTGTTTGTAAGCACCTTATGGGTCACTTTAAGAGCTTTAAGAAGTTATTTCACGGCGGTGGTGGTCAACTAGGTCGCAGTCGTGGTGGTGGCTCGGCCATCaaccatcttcctcaaccatttttCACTATTTGA